A stretch of DNA from Arachis hypogaea cultivar Tifrunner chromosome 19, arahy.Tifrunner.gnm2.J5K5, whole genome shotgun sequence:
gaacgaaagcatgcacaagtggaaggaacatgaagatttggattttgggaatttcagcttgggcgcgcacgcgcacctcacgtgcacgcgtgggtgTGGACAGCTGGAAGCGGCGCACGAAGATCGACACATCCGTGCGGATTACAGAAATCCCCATCGACGCGTgcgtacatggcgcgcacgcgtggatcgcaaaatcaatcggcgcgcacgcgtgaatggtgcTTACGCGcgacaagctgcacgtgacctcattaaaaaaaatcgtgcctggcaatttctgaggctgaagaggcccaaattcaagctggttctgcatggaaaagacccaaggatgctaggggaaaggggggaatcattcattcacacttagacacaatttttagctagttttagtttttttttgttcttctagagagagaaatccttgttcctctctagatctagtttgatttgatattcccttgttgaattctaaattagatcttgttgatttctagttttgattacttaatttTAACTCCTTAGTacaattttgtttagatcttgtgttagatttatgttttcttgtcaattgtcattttctacccatttcatgaatcttgtggATCTTGAATTGTTAATGCTACATTGATAATTTTCAtggttaattgtgttgtttgagtgattttacATTGATAATTAttagtgggtatttgttaatGTCAACTTAATTGcattttgaatatgtcttttagtgatgcttaccatgtgtttgatgaaatgtttcctttgattatggagtagttttctttactcttggcctaggctaatgAGAttaagtgaccttgagtcattggatctcattgaattggtggtttgagaacccttggtgatcaatttgatatccattgacactaacccactactaatctaattagtagatatgttgggacttatgggttgatgtgatcaaacctatttgacgtacttcaagcttaggagtagacattacgtacttaaagattttgggaagtagacttaatgggttggtacctcataattatcaatatttagtatgtagacaaggatggcgatctcaattcccatgcctagccaagagttgcttttattattcatatttgaaaactgtTCGGTAAGTCGGTTACCGGACGGTTCAGGTCAGGATCAGGGGTGAAGGAAGGGGTTCGTCTGATCATGGTCTTCCAGTCCGAgaggtcccgagcacttcgtgtgaggggggtgccacctgcaaagacactccgacgctcttgtcagaatACGTGCAGGCGGAATGAAGGTGGCGTAgggatgtgacgtaccttgggggaagagccagtcttccccttatatacatgtcagtattGGGCCCCTCTGGAGGGCAGGCCCATATTCCCAAGGACGCTGTCCCATAGCTGTGGGAgagccgtacgggacgcgtgtccgggtcggttgaGAGGCGAGTAGTCGGGTCGGGTGGAGCTCGGGTCGGGTTgaccgtaacagtgcccccgacgcgtTAGTGATGGTCGTGAGGCAATCGGTGGCGCGTGGTGTTCTTGTTCGTGTGTTGTCACCGAGTCGGCTGACCGTGGGAGAGGCGTGTTTCTTGTGCGCGTGTCTCTTGGTCTGCTGAGGCGTTCGTTCGCCGCTTCGTTCTTCGcgctgagcattaaatgctcataatgagTTAAAACCCCGTGCGTAAAGGCCATTTTGCCCCTATCTCTTTTCGCGCTCCTTATGGTGGTTTTTAAACagtttctttctcttttcctccTACCCTTGccattttcactttcctctctcCCTGATATCCAAAATTCCTTGTTCGAGCCCTCTCGTGCCTTCTTTTTTCTCTCAAGTTCCTGCAACCAATTCAGGTAATTTTCGCTTCCTCTTCCCTTGTGTTTATGCTATGTTTTACTGCTGCGTAGTTGTTGTTTGCGATTGTTGCATGCTTGGTTTGCTTTAGCCGAATGACCTTCCAGTGGTGGGGTAGGCGAATTAAGGGAGGGGTACCATTCCCGGATAGGTTTTAGGTGATTTGCGTGATAGGCGTAGCTTTTAACTATTCTTGGCCATGATCTGGGTTTGAAAAGGCATAGTTTCTGGGTTTCTATGGACTCCCGACCTCATAGTctaacggagtggtaccccgATGTAGGTATGCCTCACATCGTTTCCCGGTCTTCTGGATCTGGCACGGCCTACGACCCGTACGCCTGGGTGACTGACGATATAAGGAGCTCGCCCAACCAAATGGACTTGGAGGAGTTGACCGAGTTCCGGCAAGCCGGCTACTTGTGTGGGGGGACTGACGAGGAGGCCAACTACGAGGCCATTGTCCCTGCCCCCCATGAGCGTATTTATGAGCTCAACTTCCACTCTCCTCGTGTCCCCGattggatttggttttacaaGTCCATGTTCACACAAGTTGGCGTTCGGATACTGTTCTCCGACTTTCAAATGGCGCTGCTGAACCCGATATCCGTCCCCCcttctcagcttcatccgaacagctgggcctcGATCCGCTGCTTCGAAATGGTTTGCGAGCATCTGGAGCTGCCGGTGTCGGTGAACGTCTTCCTCTTCTATTTCAACCTTACCAACCCTTCCAAACAGGGGAAGGCGAGGAAAGGGTTTCTCTCTTTCCGTTCCGCCCAGGGTAGGAGAATATTTGGCCTTTTTGAGGACTCCTACCATGGTTTTAAAGATAAGTATTTCAAAGTTTGTCCCGTCAAAGGTCGTCACCCCTTTTGGTTGTCGTTAGAGGGGGAGCGCCTTATCCAGACTTATTGGAGTTTTGGTGCGGGGTCGAACCCTTTCATCAAGGTGACGTACAAGAGGTTGTCGCCTGTAGATAAGCAAATAGCTGACGTACTTTTTGCCATTTTTGAAAAGAACCCCGTGAACCCTCATCTTcttatgggtgaacgggaggccgcCAGGAGCTATATTCGTGAGTTGTCTTCTTTGTTTGCCTATGTTTCTTTGTTGTTGCTTTTCTTTCCCGATCTAACGACTAATGCGCCTGTTGTTTGTTGCAGTGGAAATGTCTGCCACCATGACTGGTCTTGAGAATCTGATGAAGACCTTTTTTGAAGCGAGTGATGACGAGAATGCCGAAGAGAAGGATGCCGGTAAGTCGGAGGGTCCTTCAGGGGAGAAGGAGAATCAGGCTGTGCCTTCTCCCCAGGATGCCGACGTGTCGGGGAAACAGGCTGCAGGGGTCCATGCTTCCCCTACTCGTGAGGAAGGGCCCGCTGAAGGGCACGCGTCTCTCATCCCCCAGCCGGATAGTGACGTGGAGCTCATCCATACTCCCAAGAAGCAAAGGATGTCTTCCAGCCCGGAAGGGGCCCTTACCATAATGGAAAGGAACTTTGATGCTACCAAATTTATTGACTCACAGTTGATACCCGGGATAGAGGAGCATTTTCATGAGACCGAGCTGtccgggcaggcgaggtggatgtaccgcACCTTGCTTCGTGGGGCCGTGATAGCTCGGAAGGCTGAATTCGAGTTATCGGGGATGGAAGCGCTCCGGAGGAAGCTTGAGTCCTCTGTTAAGGCGAACAATAACTTCAAGGCCCAAGTTGAACTCCTCCAGGGTCAGCTGTCCGAGATGGGGGGAAAGCTTAGCACTACTGAGGAGAAAGCGTCATTTGTTGCAGAGAGGTTGAAGGCGTCTGATGAGACCGTGGCCCGGCTTCTTGAGCGTGAGATGACCTTGGAGGGTCAGCTGAATGCCGCTCAGGGTCGGGTTGCCGCCTTGGAGAAACAGCGGGAGCAGGCCGTCTCAGAGGCGAAAACCGCTAAAGCCGAAGCCGCAAAGCTTAAGAAGAAGCTTAAGGTGACCAAGGAGCAAGGGAAGAACGCCATCTCGATGACCGAAGATGCTCTGAAGGCTCAGCTAAAGATCGCAGCTCCTGATTTCGACACGTCGTCAATTGGCGTTTTCAAGACTATCCAGGACGGAAAGATTGTTGACATGCCGAGGAAGTGAGGTCTTGTAACTTAGGATATTTTGTAACGCATTTGCTGAACAACTTATTGCTCGTTTTTTGTTTTGACTCTTTATAAGTTATACTTATTCAGTCGTTTGGCCGGGTTGCCGTTTGCTATATTCGTTGTCGTTGTTTCTTTCGGGGGTGGGCTCGCGCCCGTTTTCCCGTTTTATGTTTGTTATGGCTTGGATCGCCGTGGTCGTGTTGTCGTCGTAGTTGGCTTTGGCCATAAGGAAGGTGGCCCCCGGGGTGATCAATCCCGGTCTGCCGTTTTAGGGGGCGCTCGTGCGCGGCGCATATAGGAAAGTAGTGGACAAGTACGAAAATTTTTGACAAGTATGAGTTAGTCGTTAGCTAAACAAATTAATCAATATGGCGAgcatttgataaaataaaaagacaGATCCTCATGCGAACAAGGCGAGTATTTACTATTTGTTCGGGTTCTCAGGTCGGCGAGTTGTCTGGTCATGAATAGAACCTTCTTAGGCTACCCGTATTCCATGTTCTGGGTATTTCCTTGCCGTCGAGTCTTTCGAGCTTGTAAGCACCTTTGCCGAGTACCTCCCTTaccctgtagggaccttcccaatttACCGCCAGCTTGCCTTCGCCTGGGGTCGGGACGCCGATGTCGTTGCGTCGCAGGATGAGGTCCCTTTCCTCGAAATCTCGTTTGAGGACTTTTGCGTTGTAGCGcagggctattctttgtttcagCACCGTTTTTGATAGGTGAGCCATCTCCCTTGTTTCCTCAACCAGGTCCTTTTCAACCGCTTCGCTCATGCCCGCGAGTAGTAGTCGGGGGCTCGGTTCGCCGATTTCGACTGGTATCACCGCCTCGACCCCGTATGTTAGGCGAAAAGGAGTTTTCCCCGTAGCGCTTTGCTCGGTTGTCCGGTAAGACCATAGGACGGAGGCGAGTTCGTCAGCCCATGTTCCTTTCTTATTGTCTAGGTGCTTCTTTAGACCAAGAAGGAcgactttatttgcggcctctacctgcccgtttgtttggggatgttctaccgagGAGAACTTCTGCTTTATCCCTAGGCCAGAGAGGAACTCCATGAACTTCTTGTCCGTGAACTGGGTCCCGTTGTCTGAGATAACGACCTCCGGGATaccgaaacgggttatcacctgcTTCCACATGAACTTCCGATAGTTGGAGGACGATATCGTAGCCAGCGGttcagcctccacccatttggtgtagtagtcaatggcgacaatgaggtatttgacttgtcctgggccgaCCGGGAAAGGCCccaggaggtcgactccccattgtgcgAAAGGTCGAGTAGTCGTCAGAGAGTTTAGCTCGGAGGCCGATgccttgtggaagttggcgttttgttgacactttATGCACTTTTTGACAAATTCCTTTGAGTCCTTCATCATTGTCGGCCAGTAGTATCctgctcggatgagcttccttgctagggctttgcccccgatgtggtgtccgcaacacccctcatggacttTTCTAAGCACGTAGTCCGTCTGGTCAGGGTGCAAACACTTCAATAGGGgctggctgagtccctttttgaatagtTGTCCCTGTATGATTGCGTATCTGGCCGCCTCCCTTCTTAAGGCTTTGGATACTTTCTCATCTTCAGGTAACTTGCCGAGCTCCAGGAagttggtgatggggtctagccaTGAGGGTCTCGACTTCGTCAAGTGGAGGGCGACCGTTGGTTCCTTCACCATGCCTTGGATAAGGGACCGGTTACCCGACCCTGGCTTTGTGCATGCCAGCTTAGACAGGAGGTCCGCTCGTGTGTTTCTTTCTCTTGGGACGTGTTGGACGATGACCTCCTGGAACTGACTCGTTATTTCCTTAAccttttccaagtatttttgCAGGAGGGAGTcccgggcttggtagcttccgttcACCTGCGAGGTGACAACTTGTgagtcgctgcatacttcgaCCTTTGTCGCTCCGACTTCCCGAGCTAGTGTCAGTCCGCCCAAgagagcttcatattctgcttggttgttcgacacTGGAAACTTGAACTTAGTCGATTGCTCATAGATGACCCCTGCAGGGCTTTCTAAGATGACCCCTGCTCCCCCGGACATTTGGTTGGAGGCCTCGTCAACgtggagcctccaccgtgtgcccgtttccTCGGGGGGTCCCCCGTCACCTCTACCAGAAAGTCTGCCATTGCCTGGGCTTTGATTGCATGTCGGGGTTCATACCGTAGGTCGTATTGggagagctcgatggcccaggtcatcatcctaccGGCCAAGTCAGGTTTTTGCAGTACTTGGCGAATCGCCTGATCCGTCCTCACGACTATACGATGGCTCTGGAAGTATTGTCTTAACCTTCGGGAAGAGACTAGGAGCGCCAGCGCCAGTTTTTCCAGCTTGCTATATTTCAATTCTGGTCCTTGGAGGACCCTGCTTACGAAGTAAACGGGTTGTTGGGTCTTCCCTTCTTCTCTAACGAGCACTGTGGCAAGTGCTTCCTCGGTTACTGATAAGTAGAGGTAGAGCGGTTCTCCGGCCTTGGGTTTTCCGAGAACTGGGGGTGCCGCTAAGATCTGCTTGAAGTGGCTGAATGCCTCTTCGCATGCTGGGGTCCATTCGAACGTCATTCCTTTTTTCATTAGATTGAAGAAAGGCAGGGCTCTTGCTGCTGACGCGCCGAGGAATCGGGATAAAGCCGTTAACCTCCCGGCAAGTCGTTGGACGTCTTTGATacaacccgggctcttcatctggagaACCGCTCGACACTTCTCGGGGTTGGCTTCCACTCCTCTTTGAGTAatcatgaatcccaggaactttccggcctccatgGCAAACGCGCACTTGAACGGATTAAGCCTCATTCCGTGTTACCGTAGGGACGAAAAGATGCCATCAAGATCGCTCAAGAGGTCGTCGGGTCGTGTGGTCTTTGCGagtatgtcatccacgtagacttctaCTGTTTTGCCTATAAGTTCACTGAATATcctattcatcagcctttggtacgtgGCCCTAGCgtttttcaaaccaaaaggcattaccttgtaacaatagattccccctggcgttatgaacgccgttttttcctcgtcgggtcggtgcatcggtatctgattgtatcctgagtaggcatccatgaagctcagataccggtaccccGCCGCTGCATCGACGAGTGCGTCGATGTTAGGTAGGGGGTAGCAATCCTTGGGACACGCCTTGTTGAGGTCAGAGtagtccacgcacattctccatctCCCGTTGTGCTTTTTAACCAGGACCACGTTCGACAACCAGGTTGAGTAGTCCAGTTCTCGGATGAATcctgcttctaggaggctggccgtctgcctggcTACCTCTTCTGCCCTTTCTTGTGACATTTTTCCTCTCCTCTGGGCCACTGGCTTGGTTCCCGCCTTGACGGCCAGATGATGCGATATGAGTTGGGGATCTATCCCAGGCATATCAGCAGGCGTCCAGGGAAAGAGGTCGGCATTAGCCCTGATCATTTCCATCAAAGGCTCCTTCATCTCATGGGGGAGGTTCCTGTTTATGAATGTGAATTTATCGTCCTCCTCGCTGACCCTGAACTTTTCCAAGTCTCCTTCTGGCTCTGGTCTAGGTTTGTCGTCTATCCTGGCGTCCAGGTCAGCAAGGAAGACCCCAGATGCTTCTTTGGATTTTTTCCTAAGAGAAAGGCTGGCGTGGTCGCAAGCGACCTCCGTTTCCAAGTCGCCTTTGATGGATCCTACGGATCCGTCATCGGTGACAAACTTCATCACCAGCAGCTTTGTGCTAATGGCCGCCCCCAGGTCGTTGATGGTttttctccccaggatgatgttatAAGCCGTGGAGTCTCGTAATATCACGAAGTCCGCCATGACTGTTCGTCGTTTTTGCCCCTGTCCCACAGAGGTCGGGAGTGAGATGATTCCAtccggcttgatgaagtggtcccccaaccctaccacaccgtgctggtgggtcaTCAGGTCGGCGTCCCTTAGTCCCAGGGCATCGAAAACGTTTTgaaacatgatgttcgagtctgcccccgtatctaccaggattcgtttgacgaggccCGTTCCGAccctggccgtgatgaccatgggcggACTTTCCGGTGCCTCGTCAAACCATTGGTCCTCTGGGCCGAAGGAGATGGGTGGGATACCTCGGAAACTTCTAACAGTCGAGGTGGAGACTGCTAGGACTTTGGCGTCTTTTTTCTGTGCTGACTTTGACCTTGGGGCAGTATTCCTGGCCGTTACCACGTTTACCACTGTAAGGCCGTGGTCGTCACCCTCTGGTTCCTGCCGTCGCCTTGTTGACCGGGATCTGTCTTCGCTATCGTGGTCCCGGTTGCATCTCCTCGGTTCCCGGATAAGGTGGGAGAAGTCGGCAAGTTTCCCGTCCCTGATAGCTTGTTCCAGGGCGTCTTTTAGGTcgaagcagtcttgggtcttgtgcccgtaacccttgtggtactcgcagtagaggttcttgtttcctcccgtcCTGTCCTTCAGAGGTTGGGGCTTTAACAGTATCCCCTTTTCCgctatctgttggtaaacttcggTGATTGGTGCCGTGAGGGGGTATAATTGGTGAACTTCCCAACTCGGGGGAACGGTTTGGGTGTTTTACTCGGACCGCCGTCCCTGGCgtgttcctttggtctttctcTGCCTTCATAGTGCCGTGCTTGGTTGTAGGcgggctgccgtttattggcagccacgacccgGCTGACTTCTTCGTCATTGATGTACTCTTTGGCCACGCACTGGATCTCTTGCATTGTCCAAACGGGCTTTGTGGTAAGGTGTTTCCTGAAGTCCTCATTCGAGAGCCCGTTCGTCAAGCACAGGCTTGCCACCGAGTCCGTTAGACCGTCAATTTCCAGGCACTCGTCATTGAAACGGTCCAGGTATTTCCTGGTCGGTTCTCCGGGTCTCTGTGTCACCCCTAGCAAATTGATTGGGTGTTTGGCTTTGACAATCCTGGTCGTGAATTGAGCCAAGAAGGCGTGGCTGATGTCGGAGAATTGAGTCACCGAGCCCTGCGGGAGGTTGTTGAACCACCGTATCGCCGGGCCCGCCAAGGTGACCGGGAAGGCGTGACATCTGACCTCGTCTCCCACCCCTTccaggttcattctggcctcaaaggccgtcaaGTGTTCCAGGGGATCTTGTGTTCCATCATActtcatgtccgttggcttgttgAAGTGTTTTGGCAGCCGGACCTCGAGTACGGAACGGTGGAAAGGGGTCGCTCCTATTATCACTGGTCCCCGGGTAGTTCTCCCCGGCTCGTCGTTCTCCCGACGGGCGTCCTCTTTGCCCCTGTTCGACGCACGCCGTCTCTCGTGTCGGGCGTAAATGATGGGGTCCCGACTTCTTCTTCTTGCTCGTCCCCGTCCCCCCGTGCTCTCCGACTCGTATTGGGGGCTGGGTGAGCGCCTCGAGCGGCTCCTTGAACGGGAGCGGGTGGGGCTCTGCTCCGGGGTGCGTTGGTCGCGTTCTCTTTCGGCTAGCCGGCGTTCTAAGTCTTGCATCCTATGGCGCAACTCTTGCATTATCGTGGCGTGGTTGTCACCAGTTCCTCTGAaggggcgtctttcgtgagtctgcGTCGTGTCCCTTGGAGGCGACCTCTGCTGTTGTCGAGTTTCTGTCGAAACGGCGCCTCCCCAAGCACGGGAGGCGCGGCCTCGCTGCCGGTCCCAGTCTGGACTAGTACAAAGTCCATGGACGAgtttccccacagacggcgccaatgttcggtaggtcggttacCAGACGGTTCAGGTCAGGATCATGGGTGAAAGAAGGGGCTCGTCTGATCACGGTCTTCCAGTCCGAgaggtcccgagcacttcgtGTGAGGGGGGTGCctcctgcaaagacactccgacgctcttgtcagaatACGTGGAGGCGGAATGAAGGTGGCGTAgggatgtgacgtaccttgggggaagagccagtcttccccttatatacatgtcagtattGGGCCCCTCTGGagggtggtgcacaaaattgttactctcttacaatttcgcacacatgaccagcaagtgcactgggtcgtccaagtaataccttacgtgagtaagggtcgaatcccacggagattgttggtttgaagcaatctatggttatcttgtaaatcttagtcaggaagtcaattatgtttatcaattgaattgcgaataaacaatagagcataaattaaaggttacttgttgtgcagtaatggagaatatgttggggttttggagatgctttgtcctctgaatctctgctttcctctgtcttctgattcacgcacgcacgtcctcctatggcaagctgtgtgttggtggatcaccgttgtcaatggctaccatccatccttccagtgaaaactacgctcacgcgctctgtcacagcacggctaatcaccggttggttctcgatccggttggaataggatttactatccttttgcgtctgtcactaacgcccagccttcaggagtttgaagctcgtcacagtcattcaatccttgaatcctactcggaataccacagacaaggtttagactttccggattctcatgaatgccgccatcagttctagcttataccacggagattctgattaaggaatctaagagatattcattcaatcggatatagaacggaggtggttgtcaggcacgcgttcatggtttgaggaaggtgatgaatgtcactgatcatcaccttcatcacagttaagcgcgaatgaacatcttaggtaggaacaagcgtgtttgaatggaaaacagaaatacttgcattaattcattgagacacagcagagctcctcacccccaacaatggggtttagagactcatgccgtcagagaatacaaagtttagatctgaaatgtcatgagatacaaaataagtctctaaaagttgtttaaatactaaaccagtagcctagggttacaaaatatgagtggactatgatggatgatgcagagatccacttctggggcccacttggtgtgctggggcccacttggtgtgtgctggggctgagactttaagcaattcacgtgcagaggccatttgtggagttgaacgccagtttttgtgccagtttgggcgttcaactccagtttttgatccttttctggcgctggacgccagaattgagcggaggactggtgttgaacgccagtttacgtcgtctattcttgtgcaaagtatagactattatacattgctgaaaagccctggatgtctactttccaacgcaatttgaagcgtgccatttcgagttctgtagctccagaaaatccactttgagtgtagggaggtcagaatctaacagcatcagcagtcctttttcagcctgaatcagatttttgctcagctccttcaatttcagccagaaaaatacctgaaattacagaaaaacacacaactcatagtaaagtccagaaatatgaatttttcctaaaaactactggaaataaactaaaaactaactagaacatactcaaaactatatgaaattatccccaaaaagcgtataaaatatccgctcatcacaacaccaaacttaaactgttgcttgtcctcaagcaactagacaaataaaatagaagactaataggttgagaagcaataatatctcagagtttttgattgaagctcagatcctaattagatgagcgggactagtagctttttgcttctgaacagttttggcatctcactttatccattgaagctcagagtgattggcatctataggaactcagaattcagatagtgttattgattctcttagtttagtgtgatgattattgaacacagcttctttatgagtcttggccgtggccctaagcactttgttttccagtattactaccggatacataaatgccacagacacataactgggtgaaccttttcagattgtgactcagctttgctaaagtccccaattagaggtgtccagagttcttaagcacactcttctttttgctttggaccttgactttaaccgctcagtctcaagttttcatttgacaccttcacgccacaagcacatggttagggacagcttgatttagccgcttaggccaggattttattcctttttggccctcctatccactgatgctcaaagccttgggatcccttttattacccttgccttttggttttaagggctttggctttttgctcttgccttttggttttaagagctttggttttttctgcttgctttctctcttttttttttttctttctttcttttctgcaagctttgttctttgctgctttttcttgcttcaagaatcatttttatgatatttcagattctcaataacatgtctcatgttcatcattctttcaagagccaacatatttaacagtcttaaacaacaaattcaaaagatatatgcactgttcaagcattcattcagaagacagaaagcattgccaccatatttaattaattagaatttctcttattaaaactcgaaattttattgcttcttattcaaaagatctactactttattcatgtttgctgatgatgagaaaaataaactatagcttaattggagataaaattaaaatagatactaattactactatatgactcctaaggtaaaattaaaataagaacagttatcacagagttaaggctaagattagaactcaacaaccttgaggtttgggaagtggatgttcctctagtctgtgaggtgcttggtccttcaagagaaaaTTTCTGGcacttcagttcctttaaatcacgcccttgctcctcttggagtgggttgttttcctttaggggccatgatcttagtgatcacggataagcacaccaaacttagagctttgcttgtcctcaagcaaaagaaaaagaaggagatgggtagaaggagagctcctccccaccatcctggcgtttgaacgcccaaacactgcctgttttgggcgttcaacgcccaagtgctgctctcctgggcgttcaacgcccagttgttgccccttttctggcgttgaacgccagatagctatccttactggcgttcagcgcccactggatgcccattttgggcgctgaacgcccaaaatggccttcactggcgttttcttgccagtaagctccctatctctgttttgtgtgtagattccttctgtaaccctgtaaacttatgccaatgattctttaccttagtgtcagtgaactttatataaacaaataaaaatagaaatagggcaaaatgcttagaggattgttgccccatggctgggttgcctcccagcaagcgcttctttattgtctttagctggaccttgctgagcttttaatctagcttcagccttgagcattcttgctcaatgttgccctcaagataatgcttgattctctgtccattgacaatgaacttcttatcagaatcaatatcttgaagctccacgtaaccatatggtgacacacctgtaatcacgtatggtcccctccaccaggatttcagtgtcccggggaatagcctgagtctagagttaaacaacaggaccttctgtcctggttcaaagattctagatgacagctttctgtcatgccatttttttgatttttctttataaagcttggcattttcgaaagctgtgaatctgaattcctctagctcatttagctggagcaatcgtttttctcctgctaatttggcatctaagtttaggaatctggttgcccagtaggccttatgttctagttccacg
This window harbors:
- the LOC140182297 gene encoding uncharacterized protein codes for the protein MRLNPFKCAFAMEAGKFLGFMITQRGVEANPEKCRAVLQMKSPGCIKDVQRLAGRLTALSRFLGASAARALPFFNLMKKGMTFEWTPACEEAFSHFKQILAAPPVLGKPKAGEPLYLYLSVTEEALATVLVREEGKTQQPVYFVSRVLQGPELKYSKLEKLALALLVSSRRLRQYFQSHRIVVRTDQAIRQVLQKPDLAGRMMTWAIELSQYDLRLSGRGDGGPPEETGTRWRLHVDEASNQMSGGAGVILESPAGVIYEQSTKFKFPVSNNQAEYEALLGGLTLAREVGATKVEVCSDSQVVTSQVNGSYQARDSLLQKYLEKVKEITSQFQEVIVQHVPRERNTRADLLSKLACTKPGSGNRSLIQGMVKEPTVALHLTKSRPSWLDPITNFLELGKLPEDEKVEAANKVVLLGLKKHLDNKKGTWADELASVLWSYRTTEQSATGKTPFRLTYGVEAVIPVEIGEPSPRLLLAGMSEAVEKDLVEETREMAHLSKTVLKQRIALRYNAKVLKRDFEERDLILRRNDIGVPTPGEGKLAVNWEGPYRVREVLGKGAYKLERLDGKEIPRTWNTGSLRRFYS